In Juglans microcarpa x Juglans regia isolate MS1-56 chromosome 4S, Jm3101_v1.0, whole genome shotgun sequence, a single window of DNA contains:
- the LOC121263828 gene encoding small nuclear ribonucleoprotein Sm D2-like yields MSSYDINTLDSAFRSTVSLSLSTRLDKVETPQNPNPNPVLLENRINLKMSRPMDEDATAGKNEEEEFNTGPLSVLMMSVKNNTQVLINCRNNKKLLGRVRAFDRHCNMVLENVREMWTEVPKTGKGKKKAHPVNKDRFISKMFLRGDSVIIVLRNPK; encoded by the exons ATGTCTTCTTACGATATAAATACGTTGGATTCGGCTTTTCGGTCGACGgtatctctctccctctccactCGTCTCGACAAAGTAGAAACCccccaaaaccctaaccctaatcct GTTCTTTTAGAGAATCGAATTAATCTCAAAATGAG TAGGCCAATGGATGAGGATGCCACT GCTGGGAAGAATGAGGAAGAGGAATTCAACACTGGGCCACTCTCTGTTCTGATGATGAGTGTTAAAAACAACACACAG GTGCTAATTAACTGCCGAAACAACAAGAAGCTTCTAGGTCGGGTGAGGGCCTTTGATCGGCACTGCAACATGGTTCTTGAAAATGTCAGGGAGATGTGGACTGAG GTACCAAAGACTGGTAAGGGCAAGAAGAAAGCACATCCTGTCAACAAAGATAGGTTTATCAGCAAGATGTTTCTTCGGGGAGACTCAGTTATTATCGTCCTTAGGAACCCTAAGTGA